A window of Paenibacillus sp. 19GGS1-52 contains these coding sequences:
- a CDS encoding helix-turn-helix transcriptional regulator, translated as MSQQPIIIKQIIGKTVKALRIRQGLTQEDLAYECNVDRSYISMIEVGRNEPSVSKIFELCLGLRIRPSDFFTLVAIEYDNILQDSNKLRAE; from the coding sequence TTGAGCCAGCAGCCAATTATCATCAAACAGATTATCGGAAAGACAGTTAAGGCTCTACGCATCAGACAAGGTTTAACTCAAGAAGACTTGGCCTATGAATGCAATGTAGATCGCTCCTACATCTCGATGATCGAGGTTGGCAGAAATGAGCCTTCGGTGAGCAAGATCTTCGAGCTTTGTCTTGGCCTCAGAATCAGGCCTTCTGACTTTTTCACTCTTGTCGCTATAGAGTATGACAATATATTGCAAGACAGCAACAAATTAAGAGCAGAGTAA
- the thiC gene encoding phosphomethylpyrimidine synthase ThiC: protein MPSSEKKGNVNLSAFPASRKVYVEGSRTDIRVPMREITLSNTSGTALEEVNAPLRVYDTSGAYTDTEAYTDIRQGLLPHRSCWIAARGDSEAYEGRGIKAEDNGKTWGKTPVEVFPRLERLPLRARKGHNVSQLHYARQGVITAEMEYIAIRENVTPEFVRVEVASGRAIIPANINHPESEPMIIGRNFLVKINANIGNSAVSSSIEEEVEKMRWATRWGADNIMDLSTGNHIHTTREWIVRNSPVPIGTVPIYQALEKVDGKAENLTWEVYRDTLIEQAEQGVDYFTIHAGVLLRYIPLTAGRMTGIVSRGGSIMAAWCLAHHQENFLYTHFEDICEIMKTYDVAFSLGDGLRPGSIADANDEAQFAELETLGELTTLAWKHDVQVMVEGPGHVPMHLIKENMDKQLELCHEAPFYTLGPLTTDIAPGYDHITSAIGAAMIGWFGTAMLCYVTPKEHLGLPNKEDVREGVITYKIAAHAADLAKGHKGAQDRDNALSKARFEFRWRDQFHLALDPERALEYHDETLPAEGAKTAHFCSMCGPKFCSMRISQEIRDTARRQDEVGQDLEVTQAQEHGEKLGRSAIAAGMREKAAEFKEGGGRIYK from the coding sequence ATGCCGAGTTCAGAGAAGAAGGGGAATGTGAATCTGTCTGCTTTTCCAGCAAGTCGTAAAGTATATGTAGAGGGTTCGCGGACGGATATAAGGGTCCCCATGCGGGAGATCACTTTAAGCAATACCTCGGGGACCGCTTTAGAAGAAGTGAATGCACCTCTGCGTGTTTATGATACGAGTGGTGCCTATACCGACACCGAAGCGTACACGGATATTCGCCAGGGATTATTGCCCCACCGTTCATGCTGGATTGCCGCGCGCGGAGATTCGGAAGCCTATGAAGGTAGAGGGATTAAAGCGGAGGATAATGGGAAGACCTGGGGTAAAACCCCTGTAGAAGTATTTCCACGGTTGGAGCGGCTTCCGTTAAGAGCCCGGAAAGGCCACAATGTCAGCCAGTTGCATTATGCACGCCAAGGCGTCATTACTGCGGAGATGGAATATATTGCGATTCGCGAAAATGTCACTCCTGAGTTTGTGCGAGTAGAAGTGGCCAGTGGCCGCGCTATTATCCCAGCGAATATCAACCATCCGGAAAGCGAGCCGATGATTATTGGCCGGAACTTTCTGGTGAAGATCAATGCGAACATCGGAAACTCTGCTGTCTCTTCGTCGATTGAAGAGGAGGTAGAGAAGATGAGATGGGCCACGCGCTGGGGCGCGGATAATATTATGGATCTGTCGACTGGCAACCATATTCATACGACACGGGAATGGATTGTGCGCAATTCTCCAGTGCCAATCGGTACGGTGCCGATCTATCAGGCACTGGAAAAAGTGGACGGGAAAGCCGAAAACCTGACGTGGGAGGTTTATCGCGACACGTTGATCGAGCAGGCGGAGCAGGGTGTGGACTATTTTACCATTCATGCTGGTGTCTTGCTGCGCTATATTCCTCTGACTGCGGGTCGGATGACGGGCATCGTCTCCCGGGGTGGCTCCATTATGGCAGCATGGTGCCTCGCACATCATCAGGAGAACTTTCTTTATACGCATTTCGAGGATATTTGCGAGATTATGAAGACTTACGATGTGGCATTCTCCTTGGGTGACGGACTGCGCCCGGGTTCCATTGCCGATGCCAACGATGAAGCTCAGTTTGCTGAACTGGAGACTCTTGGGGAACTAACAACACTTGCCTGGAAGCATGATGTTCAGGTAATGGTAGAAGGCCCGGGCCATGTGCCGATGCATCTAATCAAGGAGAACATGGATAAGCAGCTGGAGCTGTGCCATGAAGCGCCTTTTTACACCTTGGGTCCTCTGACTACGGATATTGCCCCTGGCTACGATCACATAACCTCGGCCATTGGAGCGGCGATGATCGGTTGGTTCGGTACGGCTATGCTTTGTTACGTGACCCCGAAGGAGCACCTTGGCTTGCCAAACAAAGAGGATGTGCGCGAAGGTGTCATTACCTACAAAATTGCTGCGCATGCCGCTGATTTGGCCAAAGGCCACAAAGGTGCCCAGGATCGGGATAACGCCCTCTCTAAGGCGCGGTTCGAATTCCGCTGGCGCGATCAATTCCATTTGGCGCTAGATCCGGAACGGGCGCTCGAATATCACGATGAGACCCTTCCGGCTGAAGGGGCCAAGACGGCGCACTTCTGTTCGATGTGCGGTCCGAAGTTCTGCAGCATGCGCATCTCGCAGGAGATCCGGGACACGGCACGGCGGCAGGATGAGGTGGGGCAGGATTTGGAAGTGACGCAGGCTCAAGAGCATGGGGAGAAACTGGGGCGGTCGGCTATCGCTGCTGGGATGCGGGAGAAGGCGGCGGAGTTTAAGGAGGGTGGCGGGAGGATTTATAAATAA
- a CDS encoding stalk domain-containing protein, translating into MTTLFHKTMRITALAAASTIILAGTQGPQVQAASPDNETSAIVPIRIVSQTPVLVPAIVTTQKVTASDDTYKADLDLPVISGMLDTQAQAEWNTLIEAKASQELESLKVTAAENKKYATAQGFPFHASELSKTFEVTSNGVGTGGILSLHITTYTFSGGANGITRIDTYNIKNEATAARVTLKTLFGDKYQTTINAQIKAAMAKDAANYFAEDFKGVNEDSSFYIKGSYVYVVFQQNEIAPHSTGNPEFKIALPSNSTTGDLSSMRLVVNGKALTGVKLSLNNAGVVLAPIRAISEALGYELSWNKETRSLELIKGVHWTLVTKNKDSYIYNRMAPISLGTAPVINPEGNMYVPMSFFTEILKASVQYESGSVSISSES; encoded by the coding sequence ATGACTACACTTTTTCACAAAACAATGAGAATCACAGCCCTGGCTGCGGCAAGCACGATTATTCTGGCAGGTACGCAGGGTCCACAGGTGCAGGCCGCCTCGCCTGACAATGAAACCTCAGCAATTGTTCCAATCCGCATTGTATCCCAAACCCCGGTCTTGGTTCCTGCAATAGTCACTACCCAAAAAGTAACGGCCAGCGACGACACCTATAAAGCGGATCTGGACCTTCCGGTCATTTCTGGGATGCTCGATACACAAGCCCAAGCGGAATGGAATACCTTAATTGAAGCGAAGGCCTCTCAGGAGCTGGAGTCATTAAAGGTGACCGCTGCCGAAAACAAAAAGTATGCAACCGCACAGGGGTTTCCTTTTCATGCCTCCGAGCTGAGCAAGACCTTTGAAGTAACCTCAAATGGAGTTGGCACTGGTGGTATTCTTTCCCTTCACATCACCACTTACACCTTCAGCGGAGGCGCTAACGGGATCACTAGAATAGATACCTATAATATAAAAAATGAAGCTACAGCAGCACGCGTAACGTTGAAGACCCTATTTGGCGACAAGTATCAGACGACCATTAATGCGCAGATCAAAGCGGCTATGGCTAAAGATGCGGCTAACTATTTTGCAGAGGATTTCAAAGGAGTAAATGAAGACAGTTCATTCTATATAAAAGGCAGCTATGTTTATGTGGTCTTCCAGCAGAACGAAATCGCTCCACATTCTACAGGCAACCCGGAGTTCAAAATTGCGCTGCCCTCTAATTCTACAACTGGGGATCTTAGCTCCATGCGCCTAGTAGTCAATGGCAAAGCTCTTACAGGAGTAAAGCTTAGCCTCAATAACGCTGGAGTCGTATTGGCACCGATCCGCGCGATTAGTGAAGCCTTGGGTTACGAACTGTCCTGGAACAAAGAGACCCGCTCGCTCGAACTCATCAAAGGTGTTCATTGGACCCTTGTCACTAAAAATAAAGACAGCTATATTTACAACCGGATGGCCCCGATCTCACTTGGCACTGCTCCCGTCATCAATCCAGAGGGCAACATGTATGTGCCGATGTCCTTCTTTACCGAAATTCTAAAAGCCAGCGTCCAATATGAATCTGGCAGCGTCAGCATTTCTTCAGAGTCTTAA
- a CDS encoding AMP-binding protein, whose protein sequence is MLDNQHWIAPEYYNLTSEMEHHPSGKVALKFVNEQDHCEEISYGELLQQANRLAGGLHNLGLQQGDKVLVMVPRRITAYAIYLACLKLGLAVIPSSEMLRAKDLSYRLRHSEARAVIAWSKVVNEVDKISDDLPSLDFRIAVSEDGSASTGWLDLEDLMIGQPDHRTAVNTHRDDIAILAYTSGTTGNPKAVVHSHGWAYAHLRIVSSLWLDIRETDIVWATAAPGWQKWIWSPFLTVLGNGATGFVYTGAFHPDRFLQLLQDHSVQVLCCTPTEYRLMAKTEGLHQHDLSKLRCAVSAGEPLNQEVIDTFQRNFDITIRDGYGQTESTLIIGTLKDTPIRVGSMGKSIAPGLVEVVDEDGIPVAPGVVGDIAVHLSMPALFHAYYKDPGRKENGSHGEFFVTGDRARKDEDGYFWFEGRGDDIIISSGYTIGPFEVEEALMKHASVKECAVVASPDEIRGHVVKAFIVLKDEIAGSPELVKELQAHVKEWTAPYKYPRKIEFISDLPKTTSGKIRRIELREQEDRAAQE, encoded by the coding sequence ATTTTGGATAATCAGCATTGGATCGCACCTGAATACTACAATCTCACTTCGGAAATGGAACATCATCCTTCCGGTAAGGTTGCACTTAAATTTGTGAACGAACAGGATCATTGCGAGGAGATCAGCTACGGCGAACTGCTGCAGCAGGCTAACCGGCTGGCCGGAGGACTCCACAATCTTGGACTTCAGCAAGGTGACAAGGTTCTGGTCATGGTTCCACGCAGAATTACTGCATATGCCATCTATCTAGCTTGTCTGAAGCTTGGACTGGCTGTTATTCCTTCCTCAGAGATGCTTCGTGCCAAGGATTTATCCTATCGTCTCCGACATTCCGAAGCACGGGCGGTCATTGCCTGGTCTAAGGTTGTTAATGAAGTAGATAAAATCAGCGACGACCTGCCCTCTTTGGATTTCCGCATTGCCGTTTCTGAAGATGGTTCTGCAAGTACTGGTTGGCTTGACCTGGAGGACCTTATGATTGGACAGCCGGATCATCGGACTGCAGTAAACACCCACCGCGATGATATCGCAATTCTGGCTTATACCTCAGGAACAACCGGTAATCCAAAGGCCGTCGTGCATAGTCACGGTTGGGCATATGCTCACCTGCGGATCGTTTCTTCCCTTTGGCTGGATATCCGTGAAACGGATATCGTCTGGGCGACCGCTGCACCTGGCTGGCAAAAGTGGATCTGGAGCCCCTTCTTAACCGTACTTGGAAATGGAGCCACCGGATTCGTCTATACAGGTGCCTTCCATCCGGATCGGTTTCTGCAGCTGTTGCAGGATCATTCCGTTCAGGTCTTATGCTGCACTCCTACGGAGTACCGTCTAATGGCCAAGACCGAAGGATTACATCAGCACGACTTGTCTAAACTACGCTGCGCCGTTTCCGCTGGAGAACCTTTGAATCAGGAAGTTATCGATACCTTCCAACGCAATTTCGATATCACCATTCGGGATGGCTACGGGCAGACAGAAAGTACACTGATCATCGGAACACTTAAGGACACTCCTATCCGGGTCGGCTCCATGGGTAAATCCATTGCTCCAGGACTTGTAGAAGTCGTAGACGAAGATGGCATTCCGGTCGCTCCGGGCGTGGTTGGAGATATTGCTGTACATTTGAGCATGCCAGCCTTGTTCCATGCCTATTACAAAGACCCTGGGCGCAAAGAAAACGGCTCACATGGAGAATTCTTCGTAACCGGCGACCGGGCACGCAAGGATGAGGATGGCTATTTCTGGTTCGAAGGCCGCGGCGATGATATCATCATCAGCTCAGGCTACACCATTGGCCCCTTCGAAGTAGAAGAAGCGCTTATGAAACATGCTTCCGTGAAAGAATGCGCAGTTGTAGCCAGCCCGGATGAAATCCGCGGCCATGTCGTTAAAGCATTTATCGTGCTTAAAGATGAAATAGCCGGATCTCCCGAACTTGTGAAAGAGCTGCAAGCACATGTCAAAGAGTGGACAGCGCCTTATAAATACCCGCGCAAAATCGAGTTTATCAGCGATCTCCCGAAAACAACCTCGGGCAAAATTCGCAGAATAGAGCTGCGCGAGCAGGAAGACAGAGCTGCGCAGGAATAA
- a CDS encoding copper amine oxidase N-terminal domain-containing protein, whose amino-acid sequence MKSKKMIIATMVFGMAVTGSAGVYAGTNLEKISAYLNHGIGFKVNGAAYTPVDNNGKTLAPITYHDTTYLPVRALADVLKVPVTFNAATNQVILGTSSGSTTPASGSITLATIQYSAAQKEAITKAFANFQGFETAYAPAQMISGDAFLKVAGGEDGVSFLFNHMNVNVSPRDYSYSYTGETVKLSNGTEAKWYSPSTGTTMLTFKLADRFVTISSPDKALSKAQLEKVAVSVAKLSN is encoded by the coding sequence ATGAAAAGCAAAAAAATGATCATAGCAACAATGGTATTCGGAATGGCAGTTACAGGATCAGCGGGTGTATATGCAGGAACTAATCTGGAGAAGATCAGCGCTTATCTCAACCACGGCATTGGATTCAAAGTAAATGGAGCAGCATATACGCCAGTAGACAATAACGGAAAGACATTAGCGCCAATCACCTATCATGATACGACTTACCTACCTGTTCGTGCGTTGGCTGACGTATTAAAGGTTCCGGTAACCTTCAATGCTGCCACTAATCAGGTCATTCTCGGGACTAGCTCAGGAAGCACAACTCCAGCCTCTGGTTCTATCACTTTAGCCACTATTCAATACAGTGCTGCACAAAAAGAAGCGATCACTAAAGCTTTTGCCAACTTCCAAGGGTTCGAAACCGCCTATGCACCAGCTCAAATGATTAGTGGAGATGCCTTCTTGAAGGTAGCCGGCGGCGAGGATGGTGTAAGCTTCCTATTCAATCATATGAATGTTAACGTGTCTCCACGGGATTACTCTTACAGCTATACTGGAGAAACTGTGAAGCTTTCGAACGGAACTGAGGCAAAATGGTACAGTCCTTCCACAGGTACAACGATGTTGACTTTCAAATTGGCGGACCGTTTCGTAACGATCAGCTCGCCGGATAAGGCTTTGAGCAAGGCACAGCTGGAGAAGGTAGCGGTAAGTGTAGCGAAGTTGAGTAACTAA
- a CDS encoding gamma-glutamylcyclotransferase family protein has translation MEFVFVYGTLRQGERYHTLLGDSRLLYALAQVKGTLQDTGLGYPVLLEHDGRVAGELYEVTEEILGKLDELEGYNGPGCASNEYERVLTKVVTDQGTVRAWVYVYRLSQQYLPIPEGDWKLYRLKQEEELFYFAYGSCMDLERIELAGAGKWFDNVEGCAVLEGFNVEFTLQAADGGRADLVEGEGRTEGKLYRIVPECLDSYLFEREGVEDGVYRPAVIYILGEDGIHREAVTFVVVNKESELAPPEHYMREILRGAEPVVSPEYYAVLEKRFVESFGYAQHVPAPQRSF, from the coding sequence ATGGAATTTGTATTTGTGTATGGCACCTTGCGTCAGGGAGAGCGATACCACACCTTATTGGGTGACAGCCGATTGTTATATGCGCTAGCGCAGGTAAAGGGAACACTCCAGGATACGGGTCTTGGTTATCCGGTTTTGCTGGAGCATGACGGCCGAGTGGCCGGTGAGCTGTATGAAGTGACGGAAGAGATTCTGGGAAAGCTGGATGAACTGGAGGGTTATAATGGGCCTGGCTGTGCCAGTAATGAATATGAGCGGGTCCTTACGAAAGTGGTGACTGACCAGGGAACGGTTAGGGCTTGGGTCTATGTGTACAGGCTCTCACAGCAATATCTACCCATCCCCGAGGGGGATTGGAAGCTTTACCGATTGAAGCAGGAAGAAGAATTGTTTTATTTTGCTTATGGCAGCTGTATGGACCTGGAAAGAATTGAGTTAGCAGGAGCCGGCAAATGGTTCGACAACGTTGAGGGCTGCGCCGTATTGGAGGGTTTCAATGTAGAGTTTACTCTGCAGGCTGCGGACGGTGGGCGTGCTGATCTTGTTGAAGGTGAGGGCAGGACCGAAGGCAAGCTTTATCGAATTGTGCCGGAATGTCTGGATAGCTATCTGTTCGAAAGAGAAGGTGTTGAAGATGGGGTATACCGCCCCGCTGTCATATATATTCTAGGCGAGGATGGGATTCACAGAGAAGCCGTAACCTTTGTGGTGGTAAACAAAGAAAGCGAACTGGCACCACCCGAGCATTATATGAGGGAAATTTTGCGTGGAGCAGAGCCGGTCGTCTCACCCGAATATTATGCTGTTCTGGAAAAAAGATTCGTAGAGTCATTTGGTTACGCACAGCATGTACCAGCTCCGCAGCGTAGTTTTTAA
- a CDS encoding GNAT family N-acetyltransferase gives MNESTFDEVFALMEASFPVCEIRTYAGQRRLLDLPQYRLIVEKDASGRTIAFLACWEFPVFRFVEHIAVDQGIRGGGIGKKLMEDYIRQSDKPVLLEVEPPSGVLEQRRVGFYERLGFHLHSYPYVQPPLREGQADLPLLIMTYPRLLQEQEFQLFREILYTEVYKVNVPYKS, from the coding sequence ATGAACGAGTCAACCTTTGATGAAGTATTTGCTCTAATGGAAGCTTCTTTTCCAGTATGTGAGATCAGGACCTACGCCGGGCAGCGGAGATTGCTAGACCTCCCGCAGTATCGGCTAATTGTGGAGAAGGACGCCAGCGGTAGAACCATAGCTTTTCTGGCCTGCTGGGAGTTTCCTGTATTCCGGTTCGTGGAGCATATCGCGGTCGATCAGGGCATTAGGGGAGGCGGCATTGGAAAAAAGTTAATGGAAGATTATATCAGGCAGTCGGACAAGCCTGTTCTGTTGGAGGTAGAACCGCCTAGCGGTGTACTGGAACAACGGAGAGTCGGATTTTATGAGCGGCTGGGCTTCCACCTTCATTCGTATCCCTACGTCCAGCCCCCTTTGCGTGAAGGACAAGCCGATTTGCCACTGTTGATAATGACTTACCCAAGACTGTTGCAGGAGCAGGAGTTTCAGCTTTTCAGGGAGATATTGTACACAGAAGTATATAAGGTCAACGTGCCATATAAGAGTTAA
- a CDS encoding methyl-accepting chemotaxis protein, whose protein sequence is MDKLQKLQDVLDLIQNTYPEDAALVLANRERVIAYLPGQVIDLKVPVGAPIEKFKGTVSYNALETGQVQREERGSEAFGVSYLSSAVPIIENHEVIGVIAAMVSTQRNDALQDGAQELSSLVEEMTATSQEVAESTLGITERLNELVSHSNSMVHDIESSFEILSSVKRIADQSHLLGLNAAIEAARAGEQGRGFGVVATEIRKLANDSHDLVQNIHSQLAGMKQAIVQMDQSIQQIMGFSQHQGQSMQDLSRAFEHIANTANNLSNLK, encoded by the coding sequence ATGGACAAGCTTCAAAAGTTGCAGGACGTGCTTGACTTGATTCAAAATACTTACCCTGAGGACGCTGCGCTGGTACTAGCTAATAGAGAGCGTGTTATCGCCTATCTGCCTGGTCAGGTCATTGATTTGAAAGTTCCAGTGGGTGCACCGATTGAGAAATTTAAAGGAACGGTGTCCTATAATGCGTTAGAGACAGGACAAGTTCAGCGTGAGGAACGTGGCAGTGAAGCTTTTGGTGTTTCTTACCTATCTTCGGCTGTGCCTATTATTGAGAATCATGAGGTTATTGGAGTTATTGCTGCGATGGTATCCACGCAACGCAATGATGCGCTTCAGGATGGTGCCCAGGAGTTGTCTTCACTTGTAGAGGAGATGACAGCCACCTCACAGGAAGTTGCCGAGTCCACCCTAGGGATAACCGAACGCTTGAATGAGCTTGTCAGTCATTCCAATTCCATGGTCCATGATATTGAGAGCAGCTTTGAGATCCTATCTTCGGTGAAGCGGATAGCCGATCAATCACACTTGCTGGGTCTAAACGCCGCCATTGAGGCTGCCAGAGCAGGCGAACAAGGCAGGGGCTTTGGTGTTGTAGCTACAGAGATTCGTAAATTAGCCAACGACAGCCATGATTTAGTGCAGAATATTCACTCCCAGCTGGCTGGTATGAAGCAGGCGATTGTGCAGATGGATCAATCCATCCAGCAGATCATGGGTTTTTCTCAGCATCAAGGGCAGTCCATGCAGGATTTAAGCCGTGCTTTCGAGCATATAGCAAATACGGCAAACAACTTGTCCAATCTTAAATAA
- a CDS encoding HEAT repeat domain-containing protein: protein MSNEEIVNELPENYEELKREANRSGDWRARLAAVEELGQTKHSKIIDILTRLMTSDPVYTVQEAAYLKLKAFGEDVKAPSKNKPELVKGVSKILIRIKKSLPQDHSFEEFKEKLKKMRVDIYDAYEGEKGPEFDSWLSKMWTAEKK from the coding sequence TTGAGTAACGAAGAAATAGTAAATGAATTGCCAGAAAATTATGAAGAATTAAAAAGAGAGGCGAACCGCTCCGGAGATTGGAGAGCGCGTCTCGCTGCTGTTGAAGAGCTAGGTCAAACTAAGCACTCCAAGATCATTGATATCCTGACACGTTTAATGACCAGCGATCCTGTCTATACCGTACAAGAAGCTGCTTACTTGAAACTCAAGGCTTTTGGCGAGGATGTGAAAGCACCTTCCAAGAACAAACCGGAATTGGTGAAGGGCGTATCCAAGATTCTTATTAGAATCAAGAAGAGTCTGCCCCAGGATCATTCGTTTGAAGAGTTCAAAGAGAAGCTGAAGAAGATGCGAGTGGATATTTACGATGCTTACGAGGGTGAAAAAGGCCCTGAATTTGACAGCTGGTTGTCAAAAATGTGGACTGCTGAGAAGAAGTAA